CGATGTACTCGCTGATCTGTTTGACCAGATCCTCATCCCACTCACGACTCACTTCTGTCAGCAAACGTTGCGTGTCAAATACGCTCTTTTCCCCTTCATCCATCACGACGGCATTCATGGCAAACTCCGAAAAATCCTTAGACTGAAACTATAGCGCCGAGTGGCCCCGCTGCGGACAAAATCAGACACCTGAACCGTACGTCACGTCGACGATCTCGAGCGTCTGTGGTCCTGCCGGTGTCTGCAAGGTGACACTATCGCCTTCGCGTGATTTCAGAAGCGCTCTGGCCACTGGCGATATCCAGCTGATCAGGCCATTGAGCGGATCAGCTTCATCGACGCCCACAATGGTCACGGTGACGAGTTCCTCATCGGGATCCAGGTACTGGACAGTTGCCCCGAAAAACACCTGGTCCTGATGCGGCTGCGCACCCACATCGATCACCTCGGCAATCTCGAGTCGCTTGGTTAAAAATCGCATCCTGCGGTCAATCTCGCGCAATCGGCGTTTGCCGTAGATATAGTCACCATTCTCTGAGCGGTCACCATTAGCGGCTGCCCAGGAAACGGTCTGCACAACCTCGGGACGCTCGACTTTCATAAGGTGAACCAACTCAGCCCGCAGCCTATCGTAACCTTGGCGGGTGATGTAGTTTTTTGGAGGGGTGACATCACTCATGGCGTGCTCAACCAAAACAAAGGAGCTCAAAGGCTAACGAATCAGACCTGATTAACAACAGTCTCTGCGGCTTGCACTCGCACTTCAGTCAGGACCAGGAACAAGCCTGGCTAGCGCACCGAAAGGCTGAGTGCCTGCCAGACGGGCTCCAGGTCCGATGGCAACGCAGGAACGGCACCCAGATCACAGCGACTTTCCTGCGGCCCATGAAAATCCGATCCACATGAAGCAAGAAACCCGTACTGCCGGGCGATCCGTGCGTACTGATCATACTGATGTGGCTGGTGACTTCCTGTGTGAACCTCAATCGCCAGGCCACCGTAGCCTTTGAATGATCTAAAGAGCGAGTCAAACTGCAGATCGCTGTACTTGTAGCGGCCAGGATGCGCAAGAACCGCCACGCCGCCAGCCTGAACAATCCATTCGACCGCCTGACCCAGGTCCGCCCAGCGTGCCGGAACGTGAGCGACACCATCATCACCGAGATAGCGGTCAAATACGGTCTGCATCGAATTCACATACCCTTTCTGAACCAGATAGCGAGCGAAGTGTGTGCGGCTAAGCAACTGATCCTGACCCGCCAGGGCAAGCGCGCCTTCAAACGCTCCGGGCATGCCCATCGCATGGAGCTTCTCGCCCATCTGGCGCCCGCGTTCGATCCGGCCGGAGCGGGTCTGCGCCAGCCCTTCAAGCAGTACAGGATGAGTCTCGTCAATGTCCAGGCCGACAATGTGCACAGTCCGGTTCGACCAGGTGACCGAAATTTCGACTCCCGCGACAAACGTCATGCCGAGTTCACGGGACACTTCCCGGGCCCGTGCAACACCACTCACCTCATCGTGATCAGTGAGTGACCAGAGATCAACCCCGTTGGCCGCAGCGCGACGAGCAAGCTCGTCTGGCTCCAGAACACCGTCTGACACCCGGGAATGACAATGCAGGTCAACACACTGATACACACAGACTCCTTGAAATCTTTAATACGCACTCAGAAACAGTCGGTCGAGCAAGAAATGGTCGGGCAAGATCGGTTCCCGGAAGGGAGCATCGACCAAAGAACACCCGACCCGCCACCGCATCACGCCGTTACATCATTTTGAGAGGAACTCCTCGACCAGGTCGATCTCGTGATCGATCATCAGACTAGGTGCGTGCCCCACTCCGGCAACGTCGACCGAGCTGGCATTCGGATTGCAGGCCAGCATACGCTCGACTGAAGATACGGACAGCAGATCAGACTGATCACCATGCAAGACCAGGGTAGGCACACTGATTCCCTCGAACACCCCCAGAGGTACTGCTCGCCCTTTGCCATGGATTCTGGCGTCATGCCAGTAAATCCACCTGCGATCGACGGATCGTAATGCTTGATCCACTTGCCGTCCTTTTCCACAAAATAATGGCGTGCAAACATGTCCCACTGCTCGTCGGTCTGCAGACCGAACGAAGCCGATGCCTCACGAATATAGGCCACTGCACTGGCGTACGAATCAAATTCCTTGATTTCCGACAGGTATGAACCAATACGCAGCAACGACTCCGGCTCCACACGGGGACCGACATCGTTCAGGATCAGACGGCTGATTGGCACGATCGGGTCCGGAATGGAAACACTCAGTCGCGCCGGTGGCATAGGCGCCTTGCCACGCCGGGCCTTGGCAACCAGACCGCAATAGACCATGGCGATCAATCCACCCATCGACGTACCCAGCCAGGTCAGCGATGCTGGCTGCAACCGGGCCAGTAAAGTCAGAATATCGGATGCATACTGAGGGACCTGGTAGCCGGCCGGATTGGGTAGCCAGTCAGACAGACCGCGACCCACAATGTCGGGGCAGATCACACGGTATCGCTTTGACAGGCGCTGAGCCACCATGTCGAAATCCCGCCCGTTACGCGTCAGACCGTGAACGCAAAGCAGCACATCGCGATTATCGGGATCACCCCAGTCGTAGTACGCCATCTTGTGGATACCAGCCGGACTGGTGCATGCAATCGATTCGACTCGTGGCGAGCTCATGTCTTCTCCTTGTGTTGGGTGTTATCCATTTTAGTGGATAGACTCACCTGCGAGCGCTACAGACCACGCTGGCTCAGCATCGA
This sequence is a window from Orrella marina. Protein-coding genes within it:
- a CDS encoding alpha/beta hydrolase, which translates into the protein MSSPRVESIACTSPAGIHKMAYYDWGDPDNRDVLLCVHGLTRNGRDFDMVAQRLSKRYRVICPDIVGRGLSDWLPNPAGYQVPQYASDILTLLARLQPASLTWLGTSMGGLIAMVYCGLVAKARRGKAPMPPARLSVSIPDPIVPISRLILNDVGPRVEPESLLRIGSYLSEIKEFDSYASAVAYIREASASFGLQTDEQWDMFARHYFVEKDGKWIKHYDPSIAGGFTGMTPESMAKGEQYLWGCSRESVCLPWSCMVISLICCPYLQSSVCWPAIRMPARSTLPEWGTHLV
- the greB gene encoding transcription elongation factor GreB — translated: MSDVTPPKNYITRQGYDRLRAELVHLMKVERPEVVQTVSWAAANGDRSENGDYIYGKRRLREIDRRMRFLTKRLEIAEVIDVGAQPHQDQVFFGATVQYLDPDEELVTVTIVGVDEADPLNGLISWISPVARALLKSREGDSVTLQTPAGPQTLEIVDVTYGSGV
- a CDS encoding PHP domain-containing protein; translation: MYQCVDLHCHSRVSDGVLEPDELARRAAANGVDLWSLTDHDEVSGVARAREVSRELGMTFVAGVEISVTWSNRTVHIVGLDIDETHPVLLEGLAQTRSGRIERGRQMGEKLHAMGMPGAFEGALALAGQDQLLSRTHFARYLVQKGYVNSMQTVFDRYLGDDGVAHVPARWADLGQAVEWIVQAGGVAVLAHPGRYKYSDLQFDSLFRSFKGYGGLAIEVHTGSHQPHQYDQYARIARQYGFLASCGSDFHGPQESRCDLGAVPALPSDLEPVWQALSLSVR